The genome window GTGAAAAGAATGGTAGAAATTGAACTAAGCTAGTTGTGGCCGAATGGCAAAAGGTAAAAGAGTTTTTGGATTGGTGATATCTGCTTTTTGGGCAGTACAAAAAAGTAAAAATAGCACAAGGTTAGCAGCAGCAGAGTTGCAGTACAGTAGAGAGAGAAGTGATGATGAGATTACAAAGACCTTTAATCTTTGTTACTGACCAAACACTGCAACCCTTAGCAGTGGCATCAAAGGGTCTCTAATAAGGGGATCCTCTGCTCCTCTTAATTACTCTGCTGTTGCCCTTATTCCCTTACCTTCTTCTCTATCTATCACCCTTTCCTTTGGAGTAGTAGCAAGCAATTTTTAGTACTAACAAAATCAccacttttctttattttggccCGTGCATATAGTATTACAGAAAGATACATAAGAGAGTTGCAGTCAAACATAAAAAGCTGTGAACAAAGAGAGAAAAATGGGTTAGGCTAATGTAGTGATGACATAAATATAGGCCTTTTTGTTATTTCTCGATGGAATTAGGAAAGTTGGATGGCAGAGCCTTTTGGGGGAGgcagcagaagcagaagcagaagtaTCAGATTTCAGAGTGGTGCCAGATACAGAACATCAAAGAAGAGGAGAGTTGTGAGGAAACAAAGCAGTAAATTAAAGTATAATCAATCAAAAGCTGGAACAAGAAAAGCACAACAAGGGTCTGAGTCTGGATCCTCACAGGAATCAACACCACCATTATCATCccaaccaaaaccaaaaccaagaTTCATCTTTGAGACATGTAGTAGAAGAGGGAaaactagaagaagaagaaaaccaaGACCCTTCAGAAAAAGAACCCCAATTTTACCTCTATCCTCAACAACAAGCATTTTTCCCCCACAACCATCAGCTGCTGCCACCACAACCCCAGCCTCCCAAGAAACGTTCATACTTCCCTTCATTGGAGCAAAACGTCGAACATGCAACATTGGGAGAAAAAATGGGAGACAGTCAACACCAAAATCACCGAACCACATCAAGATTAGGCCTAAGGAGTACTGTAGGCGAGATAGTAGAAGTTCAAGGTGGTCACATTGTAAGGTCTACAGGTCGCAAAGACCGCCACAGCAAGGTTTGCACAGCCAAAGGCCCAAGGGACCGCCGTGTACGCCTCTCTGCTCATACTGCTATTCAGTTCTACGATGTCCAAGACCGCCTTGGCTATGACCGTCCTAGTAAAGCTGTGGATTGGCTCATCAAAAAAGCCAAACCCGCCATTGATGAACTAGCTGAGTTACCCGCCTGGAAACCCACACTTGGTTCTGGTTCTATTTCTGTTTCTGCTGCAAACACTAGTAATCTTGAACAAGACCAATCTCAAGATGAGAACTTTACATTCCACCAAGAAAATGCTACTACTAGTTTTTTTGATAATGCTGCTGGCCCTTCTAATAAAAGGGCTATGACAACTCTGCGGAATGAAACCAATACTAGTGGTAGCTTTCTGCCTCCATCTTTAGAATCTGATGCTATTGCTGATACTATTAAGTCCTTTTTTCCAATGGGTTCTTCAACAGCAACAAATTCTTCAGCTATGCAGTTCCAGAGCTTCCACCAAGAGACTAACAATATGTTGTCAAGAACCAGTACTCAGAACCAAGATTTAAGGCTCTCTTTACAATTTCAAGATCCTATTTTGCTGCACCACCAAAACCAGCAAGCTCAACACCAACACCAACACCAAACCAATAATCATAGGGAAGAGGTTCAAGCACAAGTAGGCCACTTTACCCCACTTGGGTTTGATACCTCGGGTTGCTGGTCGTCTATGcatcagcagcagcagcagcaaccaGTTGGGAGGGTGCAAAGACTTGCTTCTTGGAATGATAATAGAGACACTACTGCCCAAGGTGGCGGGTACTTGTTCAATTCACAACCAGGGCCAGGGCCACCGCTGTTGCAGCAGCTATTTGGCGGCCAAAATCAGTTTTATACTCAGAGGGGACCCCTTCAGTCCAGTAACACACCTTCGGTTCGAGCATGGATTGACCCAACATCATCAGCCATTGCAATTGGCTCAGCTGATCAAGCAGTATTACCCGTGTATCATCATCCATCCACAATTCCTCCTGGTTATGGATTTGCCTCTGAATTAGGCGGATTCTCTGGGTTTCGTATTCCTGCTCGAATCCAAGGTGATGAAGAGGAGCACGATGGTATATCCGATAAGCCATCCTCTGCTTCCTCTGATTCTCGCCATTGAGTTTGGCTCCGGCAATATTCTCTTTTTATCCACTGACAGGTAATCACTTCATAAATCTTGTTCAATATTCCATTTCATTCTTGAAATGTTGTTCACTGTTGCATTGAGCTCAATTTGCAGGAATATGATTTGCTTGAATAAAATTGGAAACTTACAGAAGTGATGCTGTAAGAGATCCTGGAGCTGGAAAATGAGAAAGTTCGTTATCGAGTCTGATTCAATGGCAAATGAACCGTGTTGAAATGAATCCTGATCATCTTTTCAGGTGGTTCTTCGATCCGGTCTAATATTATTAGTTATTAAAATGTTCTTTCTTTCCGTTGTTGTGTAATGGAGCTTTTCAAGCTCAACTGCTACTCTAGGAGTGATGATATGTGTTTAGACTTTTCATGTTGCTGCTGTTTGCTTTTATTTCATGAATTGGAGACTTTCAAGCTAGAAATGGTAATGTTCTGTTAACTATCTTCAAGTCTTGGGATTCCAATTGTAGAACCATTTCTCTCAATATTAAGGCATTCTTGAATGTGATGGAGTTCCTAGTTAACCTGATTGCTGTGACATTGATATTGTTGTCTTTCCAATTTTCTTCTCTTTACAGTAAAGGGTCAATTTTTCATGTAGGTGACCGAGAGATCTATCTTTGGTTTGATAGTTGCTTTACCACTTTCTGATAAAAACAGTTTATATTTCAACAACTTCTCAAAGCCtcaaaaggaattgaaagaaataATTATGGTCGTTTTAACATCCCTATCGCTGATAGGATTTTTGGGAGCATATTAAAAGTTTAAGTCATTTTCTGTGAACAGTTGGAGTAATTAGGGTGGGTTTGAGAGTGGTAATCTGAATGCTACTTTCAGCTTCAAACTTCCTTTTAGTGACTCCCATCACCTATTTTAGCTGTCTTAGCTTTTATGGTATAGATCATTAGATGCAAGACTAAACTTTATAGTAGATAAATAAGTCTTGAAAACATCACCTACCTAATTTCCTAACGTTGAAGGGTTTGGCAGCCATTCAagtccttttttttttgtgtgtgtgttggtggtggtggttggggggggggg of Nicotiana tomentosiformis chromosome 7, ASM39032v3, whole genome shotgun sequence contains these proteins:
- the LOC104099118 gene encoding transcription factor TCP4-like; translated protein: MGDSQHQNHRTTSRLGLRSTVGEIVEVQGGHIVRSTGRKDRHSKVCTAKGPRDRRVRLSAHTAIQFYDVQDRLGYDRPSKAVDWLIKKAKPAIDELAELPAWKPTLGSGSISVSAANTSNLEQDQSQDENFTFHQENATTSFFDNAAGPSNKRAMTTLRNETNTSGSFLPPSLESDAIADTIKSFFPMGSSTATNSSAMQFQSFHQETNNMLSRTSTQNQDLRLSLQFQDPILLHHQNQQAQHQHQHQTNNHREEVQAQVGHFTPLGFDTSGCWSSMHQQQQQQPVGRVQRLASWNDNRDTTAQGGGYLFNSQPGPGPPLLQQLFGGQNQFYTQRGPLQSSNTPSVRAWIDPTSSAIAIGSADQAVLPVYHHPSTIPPGYGFASELGGFSGFRIPARIQGDEEEHDGISDKPSSASSDSRH